One Rosa chinensis cultivar Old Blush chromosome 3, RchiOBHm-V2, whole genome shotgun sequence DNA window includes the following coding sequences:
- the LOC112193195 gene encoding histone H2AX: MSGKEGGSTKGGRGKPKATKSVSRSSKAGLQFPVGRIARFLKSGKYAERVGAGAPVYLSAVLEYLAAEVLELAGNAARDNKKNRIVPRHIQLAVRNDEELSKLLGSVTIANGGVLPNIHQTLLPKKVGKGKGDIGSASQEF; this comes from the exons ATGAGTGGAAAGGAAGGTGGGTCGACTAAGGGTGGCAGAGGCAAGCCGAAGGCCACCAAGTCTGTGTCCAGGTCAAGCAAAGCCGGGCTTCAATTTCCGGTGGGTAGGATCGCCCGGTTTCTCAAGTCCGGCAAGTATGCCGAGCGTGTCGGCGCCGGAGCTCCGGTTTATCTCTCTGCCGTGCTTGAATACCTGGCAGCTGAG gttttgGAGCTTGCTGGCAACGCAGCTAGAGACAACAAGAAGAATCGTATTGTACCGAGGCACATTCAGCTTGCGGTGAGGAATGACGAGGAGCTAAGCAAGCTTTTGGGGTCTGTGACTATTGCCAATGGAGGAGTTTTGCCCAACATTCACCAAACTCTTTTGCCTAAGAAGGTTGGGAAAGGCAAGGGCGATATCGGATCCGCTTCTCAGGAGTTTTAG